From Peromyscus maniculatus bairdii isolate BWxNUB_F1_BW_parent chromosome 8, HU_Pman_BW_mat_3.1, whole genome shotgun sequence, a single genomic window includes:
- the Znf174 gene encoding zinc finger protein 174 → MAAKMEITLSTHTEDSDKQERHIIMKLEEKRGPPEQKACADPELSRQSFRHFCYQEVSGPQEALSCLRQLCRQWLQPELHTKEQILELLVMEQFLVILPPEIQAQVRHRYPMSSKEIVTLVEDLHKATKKPKQWVTVCMRGQKVLLEKTGAQLVEQELPDSEPQTSSRDIQENSLEGPSWEGSHDQLSPHHGGKYPFYQEPVPKLTETEASRMRSEKENPQQEGAKGAETHAVSPGRPKGGSLHSPEPRGLNMSEPRLSQRQARPPNAQKAFAHYQRHCRELEYISNPLRGHPLRELKKSKGGRRSLGSLLQCLSHQAARSAKKPYKCDDCGKSFSWNSELKRHKRVHTGERPYICGECGNRFGRQSTLKLHQRIHTGEKPYQCSLCGKSFRQSSNLHQHHRLHHGD, encoded by the exons ATGGCAGCTAAGATGGAGATAACTTTGAGTACCCACACTGAGGATTCTGACAAGCAAGAAAGACACATAATAATGAAGCTGGAAGAGAAACGTGGGCCCCCTGAGCAAAAAGCCTGCGCTGATCCTGAGCTTTCCCGCCAGAGCTTCAGACACTTCTGTTATCAAGAAGTGTCTGGACCCCAGGAAGCGCTCTCCTGCCTTCGACAGCTCTGTAGACAGTGGctgcagcctgaactacacacgAAGGAGCAGATTCTGGAGCTCCTAGTGATGGAGCAGTTTCTGGTCATCCTACCTCCAGAGATCCAGGCGCAGGTCAGGCATCGATACCCAATGAGCAGCAAGGAGATTGTGACGCTGGTGGAAGATTTGCACAAAGcaaccaaaaaaccaaagcaGTGG GTGACCGTGTGCATGCGAGGGCAAAAGGTGCTCCTGGAGAAAACAGGAGCTCAGCTTGTAGAACAAGAACTTCCAGACTCTGAACCTCAAACTTCGAGCAGAGATATTCAAGAGAACTCTCTGGAAGGGCCTTCCTGGGAAGGATCTCATGACCAGCTGAGTCCCCATCATGGGGGGAAATATCCCTTCTACCAGGAACCAGTCCCCAAATTGACCGAGACAG AGGCCTCCAGGATGAGAAGTGAGAAGGAAAACCCACAACAGGAGGGGGCAAAAGGAGCAGAGACACATGCAGTGTCACCCGGGAGACCTAAAGGGGGTAGTCTGCACAGCCCTGAGCCAAGAGGGCTGAACATGAGTGAACCCCGATTGTCACAGAGGCAGGCCAGACCCCCAAATGCTCAGAAGGCATTTGCTCACTACCAGAGACATTGCAGAGAACTGGAATATATCAGCAACCCCCTCAGAGGTCATCCACTgagagaattaaagaaaagcaaaggaggcagaagaagccTGGGCAGCCTTCTGCAATGTCTTAGTCACCAGGCAGCCCGCTCAGCcaagaaaccctacaaatgtgaTGACTGTGGGAAGAGCTTCAGCTGGAATTCAGAACTGAAACGGCATAAGAGAGTACACACGGGAGAGAGGCCCTACATCTGTGGGGAGTGCGGAAACCGCTTTGGGAGGCAGTCAACTCTGAAACTGCACCAGAGAATCCACACTGGGGAGAAACCCTACCAGTGCAGCCTGTGTGGGAAAAGCTTTCGCCAAAGCTCCAATCTGCACCAGCACCACAGGCTCCACCACGGGGACTAA